One window of the Diospyros lotus cultivar Yz01 chromosome 12, ASM1463336v1, whole genome shotgun sequence genome contains the following:
- the LOC127787365 gene encoding F-box protein At3g07870-like, with protein sequence MKKTMAETYLPQELLVEIFKRLPVKSLLRLRSVSKSWCSLISSREFITLHMNYSVNNTRMLVCYYPSERYALHYDNDAFELHSEVEFPFRMPNSYYRIVGSCNGLVCVGYNLVFYSNDLFLWNPSIRKIVTLPTPGITFKSHGACMLVLGFGFDSKSNDYKVVRIVYLQGRNGLNKVPPEVELYELSTGTWRGISAVIPPYQMYNCSLQANVNGAVHWIASHVTKIAGLGSFILAFDLSDEVFKEMRLPSTLVHECPVAMSIAACGELLSLFHYHRSSSSNRCCSVWVMQKYGMDNSWTKLFNVELLQGVSAVLGSRKNGELLVVTSDDKLVSYDPDDGEVKDLGLRRTTTCSLYANTYIESLILFDRANGILGYD encoded by the coding sequence ATGAAGAAGACGATGGCAGAAACCTATTTGCCTCAAGAATTGCTGGTTGAAATCTTCAAGAGACTGCCCGTGAAATCTTTGCTGCGCTTAAGGTCTGTTTCGAAATCATGGTGCTCTCTAATCAGCAGCCGGGAATTCATAACCCTTCACATGAATTACAGCGTCAACAACACTCGGATGTTGGTTTGTTACTACCCTTCGGAGCGTTATGCTCTACACTACGACAATGACGCGTTTGAATTGCATTCGGAAGTTGAATTCCCTTTTAGGATGCCTAACAGTTACTATCGGATTGTGGGTTCTTGCAATGGGTTGGTTTGCGTGGGATATAATTTGGTTTTCTATTCGAATGATTTGTTTCTATGGAACCCTTCTATTAGGAAAATTGTGACCCTTCCAACGCCTGGAATCACTTTCAAATCCCACGGTGCGTGTATGCTCGTTTTGGGATTTGGGTTTGATTCCAAAAGTAATGATTACAAGGTGGTGAGAATTGTTTATCTTCAAGGAAGAAATGGGTTGAATAAGGTTCCGCCCGAGGTTGAGCTTTATGAGCTGAGTACTGGTACTTGGAGGGGCATAAGTGCTGTTATCCCTCCATACCAGATGTATAACTGTTCATTGCAGGCTAATGTGAATGGTGCTGTGCACTGGATTGCATCCCATGTGACTAAGATCGCTGGCTTAGGTAGTTTTATTTTGGCTTTTGATTTGAGTGATGAGGTCTTTAAGGAGATGAGGTTGCCAAGTACATTGGTCCATGAGTGTCCGGTGGCTATGTCTATTGCAGCATGTGGGGAATTGCTTTCTTTGTTCCACTACCATCGAAGTTCTTCTTCCAATAGATGTTGTAGTGTTTGGGTGATGCAGAAGTATGGCATGGATAATTCTTGGACTAAACTTTTCAATGTAGAATTGTTGCAAGGAGTGAGCGCAGTATTAGGATCCAGGAAGAATGGTGAACTTTTAGTGGTAACAAGTGATGACAAACTCGTTTCTTATGACCCAGATGATGGAGAAGTTAAGGATCTTGGACTTCGTAGGACCACAACCTGTTCATTGTATGCTAATACTTACATTGAAAGCCTAATTTTATTTGACAGAGCTAATGGAATATTGGGTTATGATTAG
- the LOC127814060 gene encoding transcription factor MYB3R-3-like: MEEVKGSYAEAEKDGGASLAHLISDSNCDGVHCKPIPVQGRIGPTRRSSTGGWTKEEDKILESAVQKFHGKNWKKIAECVPYRTHYQCLHRWQKVLNPNLIKGPWTKEEDELIIELVSKQGNKKWSEVAKHLPGRIGKQCRERWHNHLNPEINRTPWTKDEELALIRAHGIYGNKWAEIAKLLHGRTENCIKNHWNCSLKKKLHLYMTSDTVPSLPLLGANDSSDHKTEKGNEKYGDADHKFSMIFSTEQRMDSEKSMATSRKLVPKNAKGIENHLQSLKKGNCGIPGEGPYGSVVQPSRLSTWSSIEGEQSPVSFCTPVAQGNVKPSDCCSLESRLRKAAMSFPNIPSIIRRRGMRTSDEQSFLSPSKSRKLDNSAAIKSVAKCLEFSLNAVQDSATHQQKMSDEKNTSHLHQSLS; the protein is encoded by the exons ATGGAAGAAGTTAAGGGGTCTTATGCAGAAGCAGAAAAAGATGGTGGGGCTTCTCTAGCACACTTGATCTCTGATAGTAATTGTGATGGCGTCCATTGCAAGCCAATCCCCGTTCAAGG GAGGATAGGTCCAACAAGACGATCCTCAACGGGTGGGTGGACAAAGGAAGAG GATAAAATTTTGGAGTCTGCAGTCCAAAAGTTCCATGGGAAGAACTGGAAAAAGATAG CTGAATGTGTTCCTTATCGAACACATTATCAGTGCCTTCACCGTTGGCAGAAAGTTCTCAATCCTAATCTTATTAAAGGACCTTGGACCAAGGAG GAAGATGAACTTATCATTGAGCTGGTGAGTAAACAGGGGAATAAGAAGTGGTCTGAAGTAGCAAAACATCTACCAGGCCGCATTGGCAAGCAATGCAGAGAAAG ATGGCACAACCATTTGAATCCAGAGATAAACAGAACTCCATGGACTAAAGATGAGGAATTGGCTCTTATTAGGGCCCACGGGATATATGGGAACAAGTGGGCTGAAATAGCAAAGCTTCTGCATGGAAG GACAGaaaattgtataaaaaatcACTGGAACTGCTCTCTTAAGAAGAAATTGCATTTGTATATGACATCTGATACTGTTCCAAGTCTTCCTCTACTTGGTGCTAATGATTCATCCGACCATAAAACTGAAAAGGGAAATGAAAAGTATGGGGATGCGGATCACAAATTCAGCATGATATTCTCTACTGAACAGAGGATGGACTCTGAAAAAAGCATGGCCACTTCAAGGAAACTGGTTCCTAAAAATGCTAAAGGAATAGAGAACCATCTACAGTCTTTGAAGAAAGGAAATTGTGGGATTCCTGGAGAGGGACCATATGGTTCGGTGGTCCAACCATCCAGGCTATCTACCTGGTCTAGTATAGAAGGAGAACAATCTCCAGTTTCTTTTTGTACTCCAGTGGCTCAGGGGAATGTCAAGCCTTCTGATTGTTGCAGTCTAGAATCTAGATTGAGGAAGGCAGCAATGAGTTTCCCAAATATCCCATCTATCATAAGAAGGCGAGGCATGCGAACTTCAG ATGAACAGTCCTTTCTTTCTCCCTCCAAGTCTCGAAAGCTTGACAATTCTGCTGCAATAAAATCTGTAGCAAAATGCTTGGAATTTTCCTTGAACGCTGTGCAGGATTCTGCCACTCATCAACAAAAAATGTCAGATGAAAAAAATACTTCTCACTTACATCAGAGCCTGAGCTGA